Below is a genomic region from Acidobacteriota bacterium.
CTTTCCGGACCTTCTCCGCTTGCACATCAGCCATGGTCACGTGGGCGCCCCGTCGGCCCAGCTCCTCGGCGATGGCCAGACCCAGCCCCTGGGCAGCTCCAGTGACCACGGCATTCAGGCCCTTCAGGGCATCAGCAGCAGTATCGATCATGATTCGTCCTCAAGATGAAAATTGGAGGGAGTATAGCATTGGCTTCCGCTTCATCTCTCAAGGGTAAGTCGGCCGGGGTTTTTTTGTGGAGGCATTGCGTTCGGGGACGGGTGCTTTCTATGCGCCGCATTCGCGGCTGGGTGGGTGCTGAACCCATACGACCCCGGGCTGCCGCCCGGGGCTACCCTGAGCCGCAGCTACGCAGCTCTATAAGGATGGCTCGTAGGTGGCGTCTTGCCGGGTAACCCACGTCAGCCGCAGCATTCGCAGCTCTCCCCGAACCCACAACGCTGCAAGGGGAAACGTGCTTTTCTATTTGGAATAATGCCCCGGGCCAGAGCCCGGGGCTATCCATCGGGAAACGTCACATAGGGGAGTAGAGCCGCGAAGGCGGCCACAGCACCTATCCACGGAGTGAGCCCGCCTTGCCAGGAGCAATGGTTTGGTTTAGTCTCTGCACCGATTCCTGAAGTGGGTCCAAGCAATGGCGATGCAGACCGAATCCAAGGCCTCTGTGGGCGGCGGCCCACCGGCGAGACCAAGCGGCGTTCGCCACGGCGTGCTGGGCCTGCTGGCGCTGGCGGCTGCCAGCGCCTACCTCACCCGTCACTGCATTGCCGTCGCCAACACCACCATTCAGAGGGAGCTCCACTTCACCACCGAGCAGATGGGCTGGATACTGAGCGCCTTCATGGTGGGCTACCTGGCCTTTCAGGTCCCGGGAGGCTGGCTGGGAACCCGCCTGGGACCAAGGTGGGCCTTGTCCCTCATCAGCCTGCTCTGGTCGCTGTTCAACCTCTGGTCGGCCAGGGTGTATTCCTTTCTTCCCATGCTGGCTTCCCGGATTGCCTTTGGCGCCGCCCAGGCCGGACTGGTGCCCATCGCCACCCTGGTCATCAACAACTGGTTCCCCGAGCGGCGGCGGGGGTTCAGCAGCGCCAGCGTGGAGACTTCCATGTCCATCGGGGGCATCGTCACCATGGGATTGACGGCCTACCTGATGGAGCGCTACCCCTGGCGGGAGGTCTTCGGTCTCTATACCTGGGTGGGCGTGGCCTGGGCGGTGGGCTTTTTCTGCTACTTCCGCAACCACCCCCGGCAGCACCCCTGGGCGAATGAGGCCGAGCGGGACCTGATCACCCGGCAGCCTTTCGCCGGGCAAACGGGGGTGGCCGCCACCGCCTCGAGCCCGACCCGGCCCGAATCGACCGAGGAAGGGAGTCCCCGACCCTACCTTAGCCCGGACAGCCAGTCGACCCTGCTGGCCAGCATGATCGGGAGCCGCAGCCTGTGGGGAATCTGTTCCCAGCAGTTCCTGCGGGCGGCTGCCTATGCCGTCTTCGTCTCCTGGTTTCCCGCCTACCTGGAAAAGGGCTACGGCATCACGCCCGGCCAGGCGGGATGGTTTGCCGTATGGCCTCTGGCGGCGGCGGTGACGGGGTTGATGGCGGGCGGCTTTCTGGTGGACGGGTTGTTCGCGCGGACCGGAAGCAAGCGGATCAGCCGCAGCCTGGTGGCCTGCTTCGGCATCGGCACCGCCGGCCTGCTGACGCTGCTGGCCCTGGGGGCCCCCTCGGCTCCGGTATTGGTGGCGTTGCTGTCGGCAAGCTCCCTGGCGGGCGCCTTTTCCGGTCCCTCCTCCTGGACGGCGACCATGGACATCGCCGGCCGCTACAGCGCCCTGCTGATGGCGGTGATGAACATGGCCGGAATCGCCGGGGCCCTGATGATGCCCATCGCTTTGGGATACCTGATCGGACATATCGAACGGACCGGCGGGGACTGGAACCTGGTGCTCTATCTCATTGCCGGCACGCAGTTGGCGGCTGCGCTCTGCTGGCTGGCCGTCAGGCCCGACCAACCCCTCATGAAGCCGGCGGACCGGCAGGGCCCGCCGCCAATGGAGGCGTAACCAGCCCCCGCGATTTGTCTCAGCGCCATGACCTTCGACCTCATCCTAAGCGGCGGACATCTCCTCGACGGCACCGGAACCCCGGCCGTTGCCGCCGACCTGGGCATCCTCGGGGAGAAAATCGAAGCCATCGGAGACCTCTCCCGGGCCCAGGCCGGCCGAATCGTTCCGCTGCAGGGTCTCACGGTCGCACCAGGATTCATCGACACCCACACCCACTCCGAGGGACCGCTTCTCCACGATCCCCAGCACGCCTACGGGTTGCGCCAGGGAATCACCACCGAGATCGTGGGCCTGGACGGGATGTCCTGGGCTCCCCTGTCCCGGGCCAATTTCCAGCTCTACGCGCGCTACCTGGGTGGGATCCTGGGGAACCCGCCGCCCGACTTGGACATGAGCAGCGTCGCCGCCTTTCGAGCGCACTATCACCGCAAGGTAGCTGTAAACGTTGCCTACCTGATCCCCCACGGGGCGCTCCGCCTGGAACTGCTGGGCTTCCGGGACCTGCCGCTCCGGGGAGAGGCGCTCCGGGCCGCCGGGCGCATGGTGCGGCAGGGGATCGAGCAGGGGGCGGTGGGGTTTTCCACCGGAGCCGCCTACTATCCCGGATACTGGGCCGACACCCGGGAACTGGTGGAACTGTGCCGGGCGGTGCGCCAAGCCGGCGGCGTCTACGTCAACGAGCCCCGGGTGGGGACACCCGCGCGCGCCTTTGCAGGAGGAGGGATCCTGGAGGGACTGGAGGTCGCCCGGCGGTCGGGGGCGCCCGTTCACTTCGCCCATCTCAGGACGACCGAGCAGAGCGCCGGCCGGCTCCAGGAACTGGCAGCCCCCATCGACCGGGCCAAGGACCAGGGGGTGGACTGCAGCATGGACATCTATCCCTATCCCAGCGGGAGCAGCATCGCCGTGAGCTTTCTGCCGGGCGAGATGCAGGAGGGCGGTCCCGATGCGATTCTGGAGCGGCTGGCCGACCCGGGACGTCAGCGGGCCCTTCGGGACCACCTGCAGAACCACCTGTTCGCGCCGCTGGAGCCCGTCACCTTTTCCTACCTGCCCCGCAACCCTCACCTGGAGGGAAAGAGCCTGGCCGAGGCATCCCGGCTCCGGGGGTCTTCCCCTACCCAGACGCTCTGCGACCTCCTGCTGGAGGAGGAACTGAAGGTGGGCTACCTCAACGCACCGCCCTCGAGCCCGGCGCTGCGGGAAGCCATCGACAGGGATTGCCTGCAGTTGCTGGCCCGTCCCGACGCCATGGCCTGCAGCGACATCACCCCCCTGGGAA
It encodes:
- a CDS encoding MFS transporter codes for the protein MAMQTESKASVGGGPPARPSGVRHGVLGLLALAAASAYLTRHCIAVANTTIQRELHFTTEQMGWILSAFMVGYLAFQVPGGWLGTRLGPRWALSLISLLWSLFNLWSARVYSFLPMLASRIAFGAAQAGLVPIATLVINNWFPERRRGFSSASVETSMSIGGIVTMGLTAYLMERYPWREVFGLYTWVGVAWAVGFFCYFRNHPRQHPWANEAERDLITRQPFAGQTGVAATASSPTRPESTEEGSPRPYLSPDSQSTLLASMIGSRSLWGICSQQFLRAAAYAVFVSWFPAYLEKGYGITPGQAGWFAVWPLAAAVTGLMAGGFLVDGLFARTGSKRISRSLVACFGIGTAGLLTLLALGAPSAPVLVALLSASSLAGAFSGPSSWTATMDIAGRYSALLMAVMNMAGIAGALMMPIALGYLIGHIERTGGDWNLVLYLIAGTQLAAALCWLAVRPDQPLMKPADRQGPPPMEA
- a CDS encoding amidohydrolase family protein gives rise to the protein MTFDLILSGGHLLDGTGTPAVAADLGILGEKIEAIGDLSRAQAGRIVPLQGLTVAPGFIDTHTHSEGPLLHDPQHAYGLRQGITTEIVGLDGMSWAPLSRANFQLYARYLGGILGNPPPDLDMSSVAAFRAHYHRKVAVNVAYLIPHGALRLELLGFRDLPLRGEALRAAGRMVRQGIEQGAVGFSTGAAYYPGYWADTRELVELCRAVRQAGGVYVNEPRVGTPARAFAGGGILEGLEVARRSGAPVHFAHLRTTEQSAGRLQELAAPIDRAKDQGVDCSMDIYPYPSGSSIAVSFLPGEMQEGGPDAILERLADPGRQRALRDHLQNHLFAPLEPVTFSYLPRNPHLEGKSLAEASRLRGSSPTQTLCDLLLEEELKVGYLNAPPSSPALREAIDRDCLQLLARPDAMACSDITPLGSAPHPRCYGAFPRFLGRLRRRLGSLSLETMVQRMTDGPARRFGLSGRGRLQAGYFADLVAFDPGTVTDSATYEDPKQFPVGIPWVVVNGQVAVEEGRCTGVLAGQAVP